Proteins encoded together in one Pirellulales bacterium window:
- the rpsJ gene encoding 30S ribosomal protein S10 yields the protein MAGHSNETIRIRMEAYDHSVLDQSAADIVDTAKRTGSEVHGPIPLPTRIERYTVLSGPHIDKKARQQFEIRTHKRLIDIVQSTAKTIEALNKLSLPAGVDIKIKASSRH from the coding sequence GTGGCTGGTCATTCCAATGAGACGATTCGCATCCGCATGGAAGCGTATGACCATTCCGTTCTCGATCAAAGTGCTGCCGATATCGTCGACACCGCAAAGCGCACCGGCTCGGAAGTTCACGGGCCGATCCCGCTGCCGACACGCATCGAGCGATACACAGTTTTGTCCGGTCCGCACATCGACAAGAAGGCGCGTCAACAGTTCGAGATTCGAACTCACAAGCGTCTGATCGACATTGTGCAATCGACCGCCAAGACGATCGAAGCGCTCAATAAGTTGAGCCTGCCCGCGGGAGTCGATATTAAGATCAAAGCTTCCAGCCGCCACTAA
- the rplC gene encoding 50S ribosomal protein L3 produces MAKGLLGRKVGMTQIFDESGKVIPVTVIQAGPCRVLQIRTSDRDGYEAVQVGFGNKPRRLASRSQRGHVARLDSKRSKRLSAAGVELPAKPDCEPSQFVREFRGATEYTVGQELKVELFSDVKAVDVTGISKGRGTAGVMKRHGFSGQRATHGVKKVHRHAGSTGCNTFPARVFKGRRMAGRYGAERNTVRNLKVVKVDSENDLLLVRGAIPGPNGGYVIVKQTNKL; encoded by the coding sequence ATGGCCAAAGGATTACTCGGCCGCAAGGTCGGGATGACGCAGATATTTGACGAATCCGGGAAAGTGATCCCGGTGACGGTGATTCAGGCCGGCCCCTGCCGCGTTCTGCAGATCCGCACGTCCGACCGCGACGGCTACGAGGCCGTGCAGGTTGGCTTTGGCAATAAGCCTCGTCGTTTGGCCAGCCGCAGCCAGCGTGGTCATGTTGCTCGACTCGACAGTAAGCGTTCTAAGCGGCTCTCTGCCGCGGGCGTCGAGTTGCCTGCCAAGCCCGATTGTGAACCCTCGCAATTCGTGCGCGAGTTCCGCGGGGCTACCGAATACACCGTTGGGCAAGAGCTGAAGGTCGAACTCTTCAGCGATGTCAAGGCTGTCGACGTGACCGGCATCTCCAAGGGTCGTGGTACCGCGGGCGTCATGAAGCGCCACGGGTTCAGCGGCCAACGCGCCACGCACGGTGTGAAGAAGGTGCATCGTCACGCCGGATCAACCGGTTGCAATACGTTTCCGGCCCGCGTGTTCAAAGGTCGCCGCATGGCTGGCCGCTACGGTGCCGAGCGTAATACGGTCCGTAATCTGAAGGTCGTAAAGGTAGACTCCGAGAACGATTTGCTGCTCGTACGCGGCGCCATTCCCGGTCCCAATGGTGGCTACGTAATTGTAAAGCAAACTAACAAGCTCTAG
- the rplD gene encoding 50S ribosomal protein L4, with product MTRLPVFDKTGKEVGSYDIEPTDLAPRINKQLLHDAVVMYQANLRQGTFKTKSRAEVAGSTKKMYRQKGTGNARAGGRRSGVRRGGGHIFAKRPRSFAYRLPRKAVQLATRMAVASKIRDNQLIVIDDLSFAAPKTKDMAAILKALKFPGGSLLVTTAARDENVYKSARNIADVTVSPVAELNAFSVLLPTRMLVTRAALDALRKRAAEQTSRPDAKEPSHA from the coding sequence ATGACACGCCTACCGGTATTCGACAAGACAGGCAAGGAGGTTGGCTCGTACGACATCGAGCCGACTGATCTGGCGCCGCGCATCAACAAGCAGTTGCTGCACGACGCGGTCGTGATGTATCAGGCGAACTTGCGTCAGGGGACGTTCAAGACTAAGTCTCGCGCCGAGGTGGCCGGTAGCACCAAGAAGATGTATCGCCAGAAGGGGACGGGCAATGCCCGTGCCGGCGGTCGCCGCAGCGGCGTGCGTCGTGGTGGCGGTCACATCTTTGCCAAGCGGCCGCGCAGCTTTGCCTATCGCTTGCCGCGCAAGGCCGTGCAGTTGGCGACGCGGATGGCCGTGGCCTCGAAGATTCGCGACAATCAGCTGATCGTGATCGACGATCTGTCGTTTGCCGCACCCAAGACTAAGGACATGGCGGCGATTCTCAAGGCGCTCAAGTTCCCTGGTGGCAGCCTGTTGGTTACCACCGCGGCACGAGATGAAAACGTCTACAAGAGTGCCCGTAATATTGCCGACGTGACGGTTTCTCCTGTCGCCGAGTTGAACGCGTTCAGCGTGCTGCTGCCGACCAGGATGTTGGTGACGCGGGCCGCGTTGGATGCGTTGCGCAAGCGAGCCGCCGAGCAAACCAGTCGGCCGGACGCCAAGGAGCCGAGTCATGCCTGA
- the rplW gene encoding 50S ribosomal protein L23, whose amino-acid sequence MPENSAATAPVESALLQPHQVILRPLVTEKGMHRSTRYNAYAFEISRLATKDDVRRAVEQLFDVKVVRVHTQNRKGKPRRSKFRTGRTKDWKKAIVKLDPEHRIEFF is encoded by the coding sequence ATGCCTGAGAATTCCGCTGCGACTGCCCCGGTTGAATCCGCTCTGCTCCAGCCACACCAGGTGATCCTGCGTCCGCTGGTGACCGAGAAGGGGATGCACCGCTCGACACGGTACAACGCCTATGCGTTCGAGATCAGCCGGCTGGCCACGAAGGACGACGTCCGCCGTGCCGTCGAGCAGTTGTTCGACGTGAAGGTGGTTCGTGTCCACACGCAGAATCGCAAAGGGAAGCCGCGTCGCTCGAAGTTTCGCACCGGTCGTACCAAGGATTGGAAGAAAGCCATCGTCAAGTTGGATCCTGAGCACCGTATCGAGTTCTTCTAG
- the rplB gene encoding 50S ribosomal protein L2 produces MGLRRYKPTTAGRRGASVSDFAELTPGYKPEKGLLRPKVKTGGRNNQGKITARHRGGGHKQQYRLIDFRRNKDGVPAVVHSVQYDPNRSARIALLHYVDGEKRYILAPNGLKDGDRVQSGPDAPPAVGNCLPMRNIPLGMTIHNIELRPGRGGTLCRSAGTSAVLAARDADWVQLTLPSGEIRRVPADCRATIGATGNADHMNVVLGKAGRKRWMGRRPHVRGTAMNPIDHPHGGGEGRTKGGRHPVSPEGKSAKGGQTRKPRKASNSAIVRRRRSRRYGQLKLY; encoded by the coding sequence ATGGGCCTACGACGTTACAAACCGACTACCGCCGGCCGCCGCGGAGCGTCGGTCAGCGATTTCGCCGAGTTGACGCCGGGCTACAAGCCCGAGAAGGGGCTCCTGCGTCCGAAGGTAAAAACCGGCGGTCGCAACAATCAGGGCAAGATCACGGCGCGGCATCGTGGTGGTGGGCACAAGCAGCAATATCGTTTGATCGACTTCCGTCGCAACAAGGACGGCGTTCCGGCCGTCGTGCATTCCGTGCAGTACGATCCGAACCGCAGTGCCCGGATCGCGCTGTTGCACTATGTGGACGGCGAGAAGAGATACATTTTGGCTCCCAACGGTCTGAAGGATGGCGATCGGGTGCAAAGCGGCCCTGACGCGCCGCCGGCCGTGGGCAACTGCTTGCCGATGCGGAACATTCCGCTCGGTATGACAATTCACAATATTGAGTTGCGTCCGGGCCGTGGCGGCACATTGTGCCGGTCGGCCGGCACCAGCGCCGTGCTGGCCGCCCGCGATGCCGATTGGGTGCAGTTGACGCTCCCCAGTGGCGAAATCCGCCGTGTTCCGGCCGACTGCCGGGCCACGATCGGTGCCACGGGCAATGCGGATCATATGAACGTCGTGCTGGGCAAGGCTGGCCGCAAGCGCTGGATGGGGCGTCGCCCGCACGTGCGTGGCACGGCCATGAATCCAATCGACCATCCGCACGGCGGTGGTGAAGGGCGTACTAAGGGGGGCCGTCATCCGGTCAGCCCCGAAGGGAAGTCGGCCAAGGGTGGCCAGACGCGCAAGCCACGCAAGGCGTCGAACTCGGCCATCGTGCGTCGTCGCCGGTCGCGCCGTTACGGTCAGCTGAAGTTGTACTAA
- the rpsS gene encoding 30S ribosomal protein S19, which yields MGRSLKKGPFVNSKLFQKVERMESSGGKQPIKTWARACTIVPEFVGHTFLVHNGKLHLKVFVTEDMVGHKLGEFSPTRTFRGHGGKGKKSAGPGAG from the coding sequence ATGGGAAGGTCACTAAAAAAAGGTCCGTTCGTCAACTCCAAGCTGTTCCAAAAGGTGGAGCGCATGGAGAGTTCGGGCGGCAAGCAGCCAATCAAGACGTGGGCCCGCGCCTGCACGATCGTGCCGGAGTTCGTCGGTCACACGTTCCTGGTACACAACGGCAAGCTGCACTTGAAGGTGTTCGTGACCGAAGACATGGTAGGGCACAAGCTCGGTGAGTTTTCTCCCACGCGCACGTTCCGCGGTCACGGCGGCAAGGGCAAGAAGTCGGCGGGTCCGGGGGCGGGTTAG
- the rplV gene encoding 50S ribosomal protein L22: MAYEATHRFARISARKVRPIADLIRGKHADEALDILKYMPQRGARMLEKVLKSALGNAEDRRAPNAQNLVVVDCRVDGGPMFKRVRPRARGMAFMVKRRMSHIHIKVEDIYSVAEKA, encoded by the coding sequence ATGGCCTACGAGGCGACGCATCGATTCGCCCGCATCAGCGCCCGCAAGGTGCGGCCGATCGCGGACTTGATTCGCGGCAAGCACGCCGACGAGGCGTTGGACATTCTGAAGTACATGCCGCAACGCGGTGCGCGGATGTTGGAGAAGGTGTTGAAAAGCGCCTTGGGCAACGCCGAGGATCGCCGGGCGCCGAACGCACAGAACCTGGTCGTTGTCGACTGTCGCGTCGACGGGGGCCCGATGTTCAAGCGTGTCCGGCCTCGTGCTCGCGGTATGGCCTTTATGGTCAAGCGACGGATGTCGCACATCCATATCAAGGTGGAAGACATTTACAGCGTCGCGGAAAAGGCATGA
- the rpsC gene encoding 30S ribosomal protein S3 produces MGQKVNPVGFRTGIMVGWKSRWYASKREFSELLVEDQKLRKFVKEKYRYAGLPKIEIERTRDEVKVILFAARPGIIIGRKGQEVERLQTELQELVGRRINIKIEEVARPEIQAQLVAEDIAEQLAKRASFRRTMKRAMEQTMDAGAKGIKIQLSGRLGGSEMARQEKQIVGSIPLSTLRAKIDYGFTEAKTAQGNIGVQVWVNQGMYQEDDSHGADAQEGQAPKKPKRTYKR; encoded by the coding sequence ATGGGACAGAAGGTCAATCCAGTCGGTTTTCGGACCGGCATCATGGTCGGCTGGAAGAGCCGTTGGTACGCGTCGAAGCGCGAGTTCAGCGAGCTGCTGGTCGAGGACCAGAAGCTGCGCAAATTCGTCAAAGAAAAGTACCGCTATGCGGGCCTGCCCAAGATCGAGATCGAGCGTACGCGTGACGAGGTCAAGGTAATTTTGTTCGCCGCCCGGCCGGGCATCATCATCGGTCGCAAGGGGCAAGAGGTCGAGCGTTTGCAGACCGAGTTGCAAGAGCTCGTGGGCCGGCGGATCAACATCAAGATCGAAGAAGTAGCGCGTCCGGAGATTCAAGCGCAGTTGGTCGCCGAGGATATCGCCGAGCAGCTCGCCAAGCGTGCCAGTTTCCGTCGCACCATGAAGCGTGCCATGGAACAAACGATGGACGCCGGCGCCAAGGGAATCAAGATTCAGTTATCCGGTCGCCTGGGCGGCTCGGAAATGGCTCGTCAGGAAAAGCAGATCGTCGGTTCGATTCCGCTCTCTACGTTGCGGGCAAAGATCGACTACGGCTTTACCGAGGCCAAGACCGCGCAAGGTAACATCGGGGTCCAGGTGTGGGTCAACCAGGGAATGTATCAAGAGGACGATAGCCATGGCGCTGATGCCCAAGAGGGTCAAGCACCGAAAAAGCCAAAGAGGACGTATAAAAGGTAA
- the rplP gene encoding 50S ribosomal protein L16 has protein sequence MALMPKRVKHRKSQRGRIKGNATRGNRVVFGDFGLQTTQGGWIPAATLEAGRIAAQQYLRTEGRLYVRAFPHKPITSIPLETRMGKGKGEPEYWAAVVKPGNILYEISGVTEEAAKLCFRRLAHKMPVRVRLLKRRPV, from the coding sequence ATGGCGCTGATGCCCAAGAGGGTCAAGCACCGAAAAAGCCAAAGAGGACGTATAAAAGGTAACGCCACGCGTGGCAACCGAGTCGTCTTTGGCGACTTCGGCCTGCAGACCACGCAGGGTGGTTGGATTCCGGCGGCCACGCTGGAAGCCGGCCGCATCGCCGCGCAGCAATACCTGAGGACGGAAGGGCGACTGTACGTCCGTGCCTTTCCACATAAGCCGATCACGTCGATCCCGCTCGAAACCCGCATGGGTAAGGGTAAGGGGGAGCCGGAGTATTGGGCTGCCGTGGTGAAGCCGGGCAACATCCTCTACGAGATTTCGGGTGTGACGGAAGAGGCGGCAAAGCTGTGCTTCCGCCGCTTGGCTCACAAGATGCCGGTGCGTGTGCGGTTATTGAAGCGGCGTCCCGTATAG
- the rpmC gene encoding 50S ribosomal protein L29: protein MTKATELREMSDEQLGLTLRETAEHLFRLRIKAQTERLDAPSELRKHRRLIARLKTIQTERTREIATGKK, encoded by the coding sequence ATGACCAAGGCGACTGAACTTCGAGAGATGAGCGACGAGCAGTTGGGTTTGACCCTCCGCGAAACGGCCGAGCATTTGTTTCGGCTGCGGATCAAGGCTCAGACCGAGCGTTTGGATGCGCCCAGCGAGTTGCGCAAGCATCGCCGTTTGATTGCCCGGCTCAAGACGATTCAGACCGAGCGAACGCGCGAGATTGCGACCGGCAAGAAGTAG
- the rpsQ gene encoding 30S ribosomal protein S17: protein MPKKTAIGIVTSDKMAKSRRVEIPRLVKHARYGKYLRRRTVCHVHDEQEESSLGDTVEIVESRPLSRLKRWQLVRVVTKSQAVDIAAMRAAAKNDAPEASA from the coding sequence ATGCCGAAGAAGACAGCCATTGGCATCGTGACGAGCGACAAGATGGCCAAGAGCCGGCGCGTGGAAATACCGCGGCTGGTCAAGCATGCCCGTTATGGCAAGTATCTGCGTCGTCGCACGGTGTGTCACGTTCACGACGAGCAGGAAGAGTCGTCGCTGGGTGACACGGTCGAGATCGTGGAGAGCCGCCCGTTGTCGCGCTTGAAGCGTTGGCAGTTGGTGCGTGTGGTGACCAAGAGCCAAGCGGTCGATATCGCGGCCATGCGGGCCGCCGCCAAGAACGACGCGCCGGAAGCAAGTGCCTAA
- the rplN gene encoding 50S ribosomal protein L14 produces the protein MIQMQTRLNVADNTGAKEVTCIKVLGGSRRRTAGLGDVVVCSVKSVIAGSDIKKGSVVRGVIVRCKQPTRRTDGSYVRFDRNALVLIDNDKNPRGTRIFGAVARELRERNFMKIVSLASEVV, from the coding sequence ATGATCCAGATGCAAACGCGACTCAACGTGGCCGACAACACCGGCGCCAAGGAGGTCACGTGCATCAAGGTGCTCGGTGGCTCGCGGCGACGAACGGCGGGCCTCGGCGACGTGGTGGTCTGCAGCGTCAAGAGTGTGATTGCCGGAAGTGATATTAAAAAAGGTTCCGTCGTCCGCGGTGTGATCGTGCGTTGCAAACAACCCACGCGCCGCACCGACGGCAGTTATGTGCGATTCGACCGCAATGCTCTGGTGCTGATCGACAACGACAAGAATCCGCGTGGAACGCGTATCTTCGGTGCCGTGGCGCGGGAGCTGCGGGAGCGCAACTTCATGAAAATCGTCAGCCTGGCGTCCGAGGTAGTGTGA
- the rplX gene encoding 50S ribosomal protein L24, whose amino-acid sequence MHIRVGDMVEVITGDGRGQQSKVLSVDPKTGKAVVEGVNRVYKHMRRSQRNPQGGRLSKEMPVQLSNVQLVCPACGKASRTGARRAADGSKERFCKKCGSGAGQIAPSPNKTAKSKK is encoded by the coding sequence ATGCATATTCGCGTGGGTGACATGGTGGAAGTGATCACGGGCGACGGCCGTGGCCAGCAGTCGAAGGTACTGTCGGTCGATCCCAAGACCGGCAAGGCCGTGGTCGAGGGCGTCAATCGCGTTTACAAACACATGCGCCGCAGCCAGCGCAATCCGCAGGGGGGACGCCTCTCGAAAGAGATGCCGGTTCAGCTCTCGAATGTGCAGCTGGTTTGCCCGGCCTGTGGCAAGGCTTCCCGGACGGGCGCCCGTCGGGCCGCCGACGGCAGCAAAGAGCGTTTTTGCAAGAAGTGCGGTTCGGGCGCGGGTCAGATTGCTCCGTCGCCCAACAAGACTGCCAAGAGCAAGAAGTAG